In Halanaerobium praevalens DSM 2228, the DNA window TATTTTAGTTATTTATCTTTTTCTTCAATTTTTTTAGCAATATTAACAATCATATATCCAGGATCAACTCCTAATAATTTAGCCGAAGCTGGTAAATCAACTTCAATTATTTTCATATTATCACCTGGCTCTACCTGCTGCAAATCAATATAGGCCTTAATCTCACTTTTATTTATTTTAGTAAAATAAGAAATATAATCAATTCTAACTACAGCTCTTTCAACTGATTTTGATTTAATTTCATATTTTTGCGGTAAATTTTTAGTTTCTACATCTACTAAAAAAGAAGCTGCTTGTTCTTCTACATAGTTTAAAAAATTAGCAGTTTGATTACTAGCATAACCCCAAAGTAAAACAGCAATGAAAAAAGCTAAAATTAACTTTTTTTGATTTTCAGTTAGAGAAAACATTTAGAAATGCCTCCTCATAAAAGATTTTTCTTTTGATCTAGCAAAAATATGGGAAAGCTTCTCTCTTAATTCAGATTTATCAAGGTGACGACTTAATTGTCCTTCTTCTGCAACTGAAATTACTCCTGTTTCTTCTGACACTACTAAAGCTAAGGCATCAGAATCTTCAGTAATCCCAATCGCAGCTCGATGTCTCGTTCCTAATCTTGGATTAATATCAGAACGGGTAGAAAGATTTAAAAAGCAACTAGCTGCCTTAATTTTTGCATTTTCAATAATTAAAGCTCCATCATGTAAAGGAGATTCATGTTGAAAAATACTATATAATAATTGCTTACTAATTTTTGCTTCAAGCTGAATTCCTGTTTCAATATAATTTTTTAAGCCAACCCGACGTGAAACAACAATTAGAGCTCCAATTTTTTGTTCAGACATTTCTGCTATTGCCAAAACAATTTCATTAATTTCTTTTGGACCCCAGTTTTGCCAAAATTGTTCTTTGAGAAAACCACCTCTTCCAATTTGTTCAAGTGCCCTTCTTAATTCTGGCTGAAAAACTATTGGTAAGGCTACCATAATGATAG includes these proteins:
- the cdaA gene encoding diadenylate cyclase CdaA, which produces MSWKIITSLLDIFIITFIIYYLLNIISGTRAVQLIKGLGLIFLVALFSQLLELNTVNWFLDSFLTIIMVALPIVFQPELRRALEQIGRGGFLKEQFWQNWGPKEINEIVLAIAEMSEQKIGALIVVSRRVGLKNYIETGIQLEAKISKQLLYSIFQHESPLHDGALIIENAKIKAASCFLNLSTRSDINPRLGTRHRAAIGITEDSDALALVVSEETGVISVAEEGQLSRHLDKSELREKLSHIFARSKEKSFMRRHF